Proteins encoded together in one Salvelinus fontinalis isolate EN_2023a chromosome 6, ASM2944872v1, whole genome shotgun sequence window:
- the LOC129858658 gene encoding uncharacterized protein LOC129858658, which translates to MHPSKLPPVQASTRPGFHPSRLPTVQASNRPGFHSSRRPPVQASTRPGFHPSRLPPVQASTRPGVHPSRRPPVQASTRPGFHPSRLPPVQASTRPGFHPSRRPPVQASTRPGVHPSRLPPVQASTRRGFHPSRLPPVQASTRRGFHPSRRPPVEASTRPGVQAFTGPGVQASTRPGVQASTRPGVQASTRPGFHLSRRPGFLPSRLPPVQASRLPPVQVSTRPGSTRPGVQAHTRSGVQVSRRPSVHPSMHPGVHMFRHPGFQGVPAFRRPSV; encoded by the coding sequence ATGCACCCGTCCAAGCTTCCACCCGTCCAGGCTTCCACCCGTCCAGGCTTCCACCCGTCCAGGCTTCCAACCGTCCAGGCTTCCAACCGTCCAGGCTTCCACTCGTCCAGGCGTCCACCCGTCCAGGCGTCCACCCGTCCAGGCTTCCACCCGTCCAGGCTTCCACCCGTCCAGGCTTCCACCCGTCCAGGCGTCCACCCGTCCAGGCGTCCACCCGTCCAGGCTTCCACCCGTCCAGGCTTCCACCCGTCCAGGCTTCCACCCGTCCAGGCTTCCACCCGTCCAGGCTTCCACCCGTCCAGGCGTCCACCCGTCCAGGCTTCCACCCGTCCAGGCGTCCACCCGTCGAGGCTTCCACCCGTCCAGGCGTCCACCCGTCGAGGCTTCCACCCGTCGAGGCTTCCACCCGTCCAGGCGTCCACCCGTCGAGGATTCCACCCGTCCAGGCGTCCACCCGTCGAGGCTTCCACCCGTCCAGGCGTCCAGGCTTTCACCGGTCCAGGCGTCCAGGCTTCCACCCGTCCAGGCGTACAGGCTTCCACCCGTCCAGGCGTACAGGCTTCCACCCGTCCAGGCTTCCATCTGTCCAGACGTCCAGGCTTCCTCCCGTCCAGGCTTCCACCCGTCCAGGCGTCCAGGCTTCCACCCGTCCAGGTGTCCACCCGTCCAGGTTCCACCCGTCCAGGCGTACAGGCACACACCCGTTCAGGTGTCCAAGTGTCCAGGCGTCCAAGCGTCCACCCGTCCATGCATCCAGGCGTCCACATGTTCAGGCATCCAGGCTTCCAAGGCGTCCCGGCGTTTAGGCGTCCCAGCGTCTAG